A genomic stretch from Thermomonospora umbrina includes:
- a CDS encoding HAD-IIA family hydrolase, producing the protein MSERKPIECWLSDMDGVLVHEGRPVPGASEFIRRLSASGKRFLVLTNNSIYTPRDLAARLAAAGLDVPAPSIWTSALATAQFLDDQRPGGSAYVIGEAGLTTALHEAGYVLTDIDPDYVVLGETRTYSFSQITKAIRLIEAGARFIATNPDPIGPSHEGSLPACGAVAAMISKGTGVAPYFVGKPNPLMMRSALNRVEGHSETTVMIGDRMDTDVLAGMEAGLQTVLVLTGVTRREEIDRFPYQPSRVVPSIADLIDTIH; encoded by the coding sequence ATGAGCGAGCGCAAGCCCATCGAGTGCTGGCTGTCGGACATGGACGGCGTCCTCGTCCACGAGGGCCGCCCCGTCCCCGGCGCCTCCGAGTTCATCCGCCGACTCTCCGCCTCCGGCAAACGCTTCCTCGTCCTCACCAACAACTCCATCTACACCCCCCGCGACCTCGCCGCCCGCCTCGCCGCCGCCGGCCTCGACGTCCCCGCGCCCTCCATCTGGACCTCCGCGCTCGCCACCGCCCAATTCCTCGACGACCAACGACCCGGCGGCTCCGCCTACGTCATCGGCGAGGCCGGCCTCACCACCGCCCTCCACGAGGCCGGATACGTCCTCACCGACATCGACCCCGACTACGTCGTCCTGGGCGAGACCCGCACCTACAGCTTCTCCCAGATCACCAAGGCCATCCGCCTCATCGAGGCCGGCGCCCGCTTCATCGCCACCAACCCCGACCCCATCGGCCCCTCCCACGAGGGCTCGCTGCCCGCCTGCGGCGCCGTCGCCGCCATGATCAGCAAGGGCACCGGCGTCGCCCCCTACTTCGTCGGCAAGCCCAACCCCCTGATGATGCGCAGCGCCCTCAACCGCGTCGAGGGACACAGCGAGACCACCGTCATGATCGGCGACCGGATGGACACCGACGTCCTGGCCGGCATGGAGGCCGGCCTGCAGACCGTCCTCGTCCTCACCGGCGTCACCCGCCGCGAGGAGATCGACCGGTTCCCCTACCAGCCGTCCCGCGTCGTCCCCTCCATCGCCGACCTCATCGACACGATCCACTGA
- a CDS encoding tyrosine-type recombinase/integrase has protein sequence MDDGTLDRLAERWLDHKRASGRGMSDNTESAYRADLRAWARALAGHHGLDAPDDPDPLTLLRPEHLTERALTAAAAEFFRDGRSAATRGRRISALRGWCAWLVRAGHLAADPTAELETPRLPRRLPVALTDEQLGAVVRAASTPHEHARGQWVSLDRALIALFAGAGPRTSEVVGLRVGDLVRDDGVLLRLRGKGGAHRNVPIDPVAVEPVDDYLADRAARLGAFGEQDPLLVTLAGRAVTTGMIEYRVDRWFRRAGVSRPEGELAHVFRHTYAVGVLREGASLNELQAVLGHQNLATTSVYTKVAAEGLRDVARTAPVLRHLRATRPGPADGGSPASG, from the coding sequence GTGGACGACGGCACCCTCGACAGGCTGGCCGAACGATGGCTCGACCACAAACGCGCCTCCGGACGCGGCATGTCCGACAACACCGAGTCCGCCTACCGCGCCGACCTGCGCGCCTGGGCACGCGCGCTCGCCGGGCACCACGGCCTCGACGCGCCCGACGACCCGGACCCGCTGACGCTGCTGCGCCCGGAGCACCTGACCGAGCGCGCGCTGACCGCCGCCGCCGCCGAGTTCTTCCGCGACGGACGGTCCGCCGCCACCCGAGGCCGCCGGATCTCCGCCCTGCGCGGCTGGTGCGCCTGGCTCGTACGCGCCGGACACCTGGCCGCCGACCCCACCGCCGAACTGGAGACCCCCCGGCTGCCCCGCAGGCTGCCCGTCGCCCTCACCGACGAGCAGCTCGGCGCCGTCGTCCGCGCCGCCTCCACCCCCCACGAGCACGCGCGCGGCCAGTGGGTTTCGCTGGACCGGGCCCTGATCGCGCTGTTCGCCGGGGCCGGGCCCCGCACGTCCGAGGTGGTGGGCCTGCGGGTCGGCGACCTCGTCCGCGACGACGGCGTCCTGCTGCGGCTGCGCGGCAAGGGCGGCGCGCACCGCAACGTCCCGATCGACCCGGTGGCGGTGGAGCCGGTGGACGACTACCTGGCCGACCGGGCGGCGCGGCTGGGCGCGTTCGGCGAGCAGGACCCGCTGCTGGTGACGCTGGCGGGTCGGGCGGTGACCACGGGGATGATCGAGTATCGGGTGGACCGGTGGTTCCGGCGGGCGGGCGTGTCCCGGCCTGAGGGCGAGCTGGCGCACGTGTTCCGGCACACCTACGCGGTGGGCGTGCTGCGCGAGGGCGCGTCGTTGAACGAGCTGCAGGCGGTGCTGGGCCATCAGAACCTGGCGACGACGAGCGTCTACACCAAGGTCGCCGCCGAGGGGCTTCGGGACGTGGCCCGGACGGCGCCGGTGCTGCGGCATCTGCGGGCGACGCGTCCGGGCCCGGCGGACGGCGGGTCCCCCGCCTCGGGGTGA
- a CDS encoding response regulator, giving the protein MRRTAVPIRVLLADDEAMIRAGVRAILAADPAIDVVAEADDGRAAVDLTHRHHPDVALLDIRMPRMDGLAAAAEIRRTAPDTAVIILTTFSEDDYIGRALAGGASGFLLKSGDPRELLTGVHAVADGAAYLSPPIAHRVITRLHGDTRLTRGARARRRADTLTARERQVLALIGAGHPNAEIARRLHIVEGTVKAYVSAILTRLDVRNRVQAAILAHEAGLVDVTADPTDDTAGGARP; this is encoded by the coding sequence ATGAGGAGAACCGCCGTGCCGATCCGCGTCCTGCTCGCCGACGACGAGGCCATGATCCGCGCCGGGGTCCGCGCCATCCTCGCCGCCGACCCCGCCATCGACGTCGTCGCCGAGGCCGACGACGGCCGCGCGGCCGTCGACCTCACCCACCGCCACCACCCCGACGTCGCCCTGCTCGACATCCGCATGCCGCGCATGGACGGCCTGGCCGCCGCCGCCGAGATCCGCCGCACCGCCCCCGACACCGCCGTCATCATCCTCACCACGTTCTCCGAGGACGACTACATCGGCCGCGCCCTGGCCGGCGGCGCCTCCGGGTTCCTGCTGAAATCCGGCGACCCCCGCGAACTCCTCACCGGCGTCCACGCCGTCGCCGACGGCGCCGCGTACCTGTCCCCACCGATCGCCCACCGGGTCATCACCCGCCTGCACGGCGACACCCGCCTCACCCGCGGCGCCCGGGCCCGCCGCCGCGCCGACACCCTCACCGCCCGCGAACGACAGGTCCTCGCCCTCATCGGCGCCGGACACCCCAACGCCGAGATCGCCCGCCGTCTCCACATCGTCGAGGGCACCGTCAAGGCGTACGTCAGCGCGATCCTGACCCGCCTGGACGTCCGCAACCGCGTCCAGGCCGCGATCCTCGCCCACGAGGCCGGCCTCGTGGACGTCACCGCCGACCCCACCGACGACACGGCGGGCGGCGCCCGCCCCTGA
- a CDS encoding tyrosine-type recombinase/integrase, which yields MRPAELEPLSVQEAVDRYVEMVRAKTSTGQFSPATAEVYCRDVATFADLAGGDRMLDDLDGADVDAVLLAFARRPDGRRRSPAAPGAARSPGSAGAPVGPVQSAASQARFRRSVSVFFRYAVPAGWVQLDPMRAVTVSARQRGGLRAERRALTVEQAGGLVGAAQRMVGEGPGRERRRDQRTELRDALVVLLLATVGPRVSELTRANVEDFFVNGGERYWRVFGKGGRTRDVPLPRPVVRVLEAYLEEGRVVLDRGVEPKALLLSWRGRRLARGDVQAVIDRVLGRVEPSRRRQVTPHGLRHTTATHLLAAATDMDAVRRVLGHADLSTLGRYRDDLPGELEAAMRAHPLLDDAGGADAVTGAG from the coding sequence ATGCGGCCCGCCGAACTCGAACCCCTGTCCGTCCAGGAAGCCGTCGACCGCTACGTGGAGATGGTGCGGGCGAAGACGTCGACGGGGCAGTTCTCCCCCGCGACCGCCGAGGTGTACTGCCGTGACGTCGCCACGTTCGCGGATCTGGCGGGCGGCGACCGGATGCTCGACGATCTCGACGGCGCCGACGTCGACGCGGTGCTGTTGGCGTTCGCCCGCCGTCCCGACGGCCGTCGCCGCTCCCCCGCCGCGCCGGGCGCGGCGCGTTCCCCGGGCTCGGCGGGGGCGCCGGTCGGGCCGGTGCAGAGCGCGGCGTCGCAGGCGCGTTTCCGCAGGTCGGTGTCGGTGTTCTTCCGGTACGCGGTGCCGGCGGGGTGGGTGCAGCTCGATCCGATGCGGGCGGTGACGGTGTCGGCGCGGCAGCGCGGCGGGCTGCGGGCGGAGCGGCGCGCGCTGACGGTGGAGCAGGCGGGCGGGCTGGTGGGCGCGGCGCAGCGGATGGTCGGCGAGGGTCCGGGGCGGGAGCGGCGGCGCGATCAGCGGACGGAGCTGCGGGACGCGCTGGTGGTGCTGCTGTTGGCGACGGTGGGTCCGCGGGTGTCGGAGTTGACGCGGGCGAACGTGGAGGACTTCTTCGTCAACGGCGGTGAGCGGTACTGGCGGGTGTTCGGCAAGGGGGGTCGGACGCGGGACGTGCCGCTGCCGCGTCCGGTGGTGCGGGTGTTGGAGGCGTATCTGGAGGAGGGCCGGGTGGTGTTGGACCGGGGGGTGGAGCCGAAGGCGCTGCTGTTGTCGTGGCGGGGGCGGCGGTTGGCGCGGGGGGACGTGCAGGCGGTGATCGACCGGGTGTTGGGGCGGGTGGAGCCGTCGCGTCGGCGTCAGGTGACGCCGCACGGGCTGCGGCACACGACGGCGACGCATCTGTTGGCGGCGGCGACGGACATGGACGCGGTGCGGCGGGTGCTGGGGCATGCGGATCTGTCGACGTTGGGCCGGTATCGCGATGACCTTCCGGGTGAGTTGGAGGCGGCGATGCGGGCGCATCCGCTGCTGGACGACGCCGGCGGCGCGGACGCGGTGACCGGGGCGGGGTGA
- a CDS encoding DedA family protein — MIDQVLEAVQGAVSSPWFYAALFAFACLDGFFPVVPSESLVITAGVYAASGEPNVVAAASCAAAGAVVGDHVAFWLGRSSRGRLARLRPDSRWGRAFAWASRTLERRGGLILVVARYVPGGRTAVTMTMGAVGYPARWFAVFAGLAGLSWGVYATAVGYVGGRAFEESPVKGLLVGFGLALGITVLVEAVRWWRARRRAGRGVGVEDSVAGVGEGARAGGVRVAAGAESGDGSGSSGGR; from the coding sequence ATGATCGATCAGGTGCTGGAGGCGGTGCAGGGGGCGGTGTCGTCGCCGTGGTTCTATGCGGCGTTGTTCGCGTTCGCGTGTCTGGACGGGTTCTTCCCGGTGGTGCCGAGCGAGAGCCTGGTGATCACGGCGGGGGTGTACGCGGCGTCGGGTGAGCCGAACGTGGTGGCGGCGGCGTCGTGCGCGGCGGCGGGCGCGGTGGTCGGGGATCATGTGGCGTTCTGGTTGGGGCGGTCGTCGCGGGGGCGGCTGGCGCGGTTGCGTCCGGATTCGCGGTGGGGGCGGGCGTTCGCGTGGGCGTCGCGGACGTTGGAGCGGCGGGGCGGGTTGATCCTGGTGGTGGCGCGGTACGTGCCGGGCGGGCGGACCGCGGTGACGATGACGATGGGCGCGGTGGGGTATCCGGCGCGGTGGTTCGCGGTGTTCGCGGGGCTGGCGGGGTTGAGCTGGGGCGTGTACGCGACGGCGGTGGGTTATGTGGGGGGTCGGGCGTTCGAGGAGAGTCCGGTGAAGGGTCTGTTGGTGGGGTTCGGGCTGGCGTTGGGGATCACGGTGCTGGTCGAGGCGGTGCGGTGGTGGCGTGCGCGTCGCCGGGCGGGCCGCGGGGTCGGCGTCGAGGATTCGGTCGCCGGGGTCGGTGAGGGCGCGCGGGCCGGTGGTGTGCGGGTTGCGGCGGGCGCGGAGTCGGGTGACGGTTCGGGGTCGTCGGGCGGTCGCTGA